A region of Bacteroidota bacterium DNA encodes the following proteins:
- a CDS encoding TetR/AcrR family transcriptional regulator has product MNERQFEIITAAGRLLTRSGVAGLTIKNLASEMKFTESAIYRHFKSKEAIIIAMLDYLAQTMDDRLRSVLEGVEGAEAKLTALFHDQFQFFKDAPHFLVAVFSDGLLEQSHAINESILNIMQMKTKHLLPLIVTGQKEGVFTTTVEADHIRHIVMGAFRLHMFKWRTSQFQFDIVTTGDALVESILVLIHANRK; this is encoded by the coding sequence ATGAACGAAAGGCAATTTGAAATTATCACTGCTGCGGGCCGATTGTTGACAAGGTCGGGGGTTGCTGGCTTGACAATCAAAAATCTGGCTTCCGAAATGAAGTTTACGGAAAGTGCCATCTACCGCCATTTTAAAAGCAAGGAGGCCATTATCATCGCAATGCTCGATTACCTTGCACAGACGATGGATGACCGGCTTAGAAGTGTCCTTGAAGGTGTGGAAGGTGCAGAAGCCAAGTTGACGGCTTTGTTTCATGACCAATTTCAGTTTTTCAAGGATGCTCCCCATTTTCTCGTCGCTGTATTTTCAGATGGCCTTTTGGAGCAAAGCCATGCCATCAATGAATCCATTTTGAATATCATGCAGATGAAAACCAAGCACCTTTTGCCCCTCATCGTCACCGGTCAGAAGGAGGGAGTCTTCACCACTACCGTGGAAGCCGATCACATTAGGCATATAGTCATGGGGGCGTTCCGGCTCCACATGTTCAAATGGCGTACATCCCAATTTCAATTTGATATCGTCACGACGGGTGATGCCTTGGTAGAATCCATCCTCGTATTGATACATGCCAATAGAAAATGA
- a CDS encoding TolC family protein, with protein sequence MKLVSIHKHVLALLLSLLAFQVASAQMWSMEQCIDTALVANKNLQMGRNNLEMVTAKQREAKANLIPKLTANADYKYFTNIPYQLLPLSIFGGPEGQFKEAQFGVPHNANANLQLTLPIYNPQLYGAIETSKVAADFTTLQYRKSEEQIVFEVSNLYYNAVILHHQMVFADSNLVNVQKLAKNLQLLQDQLMAKGTDVSKLQLQAAQLATQRALLESKYLQILNALKFVMGLPPDHTIEIDHRIVYTNNAEYNKSSTIDIQLAEMQYRMLTRDLVTLRNSKLPSLSFFGTLGTTGYGYDKQPNAFFKLYPIGFVGIQASYPLFNGTVTQRKIDQKRIELENADLQVAYLMDQNAMQIANAKAQRQATQRSIETFALQIQLSQTIYAQTVLQQKQGLATLTEILLADNALRESQQGYLAAVVEYLKADLELKKLTGNISTQKAN encoded by the coding sequence ATGAAGTTAGTAAGTATTCACAAACATGTACTGGCGCTTCTGTTGAGCTTGCTTGCCTTCCAAGTGGCAAGTGCGCAGATGTGGTCAATGGAGCAGTGCATCGACACAGCACTTGTGGCCAACAAAAATCTTCAAATGGGGAGGAACAATTTGGAAATGGTCACTGCGAAGCAGCGAGAAGCCAAGGCCAATCTCATTCCCAAATTGACCGCCAACGCAGACTACAAATACTTCACCAATATCCCTTACCAACTATTGCCATTGTCAATATTTGGTGGGCCAGAAGGCCAATTTAAGGAGGCTCAATTTGGTGTGCCGCACAACGCCAATGCAAACTTGCAATTGACTCTCCCGATCTACAATCCGCAATTGTACGGTGCAATCGAGACAAGCAAGGTCGCTGCGGATTTCACGACCCTGCAATACCGGAAGTCAGAGGAGCAGATCGTTTTCGAAGTATCCAATCTGTACTATAATGCCGTGATTTTGCACCATCAAATGGTCTTTGCAGACAGCAACTTGGTCAATGTACAAAAACTCGCAAAGAACCTGCAACTGCTTCAAGATCAGCTGATGGCCAAAGGTACAGACGTGAGCAAACTTCAATTGCAAGCCGCCCAATTGGCAACGCAAAGGGCCTTGCTTGAGAGCAAATACCTACAAATACTCAATGCCCTTAAGTTTGTAATGGGGCTACCGCCCGACCACACAATTGAAATTGACCACCGCATCGTTTACACCAACAATGCGGAATACAATAAAAGTTCAACCATCGATATTCAGTTGGCTGAGATGCAGTATCGGATGCTTACCAGAGACCTGGTGACGTTGCGCAACTCCAAGCTACCGTCTCTGTCCTTTTTTGGGACCCTTGGAACAACGGGATATGGATATGACAAGCAGCCAAATGCCTTTTTCAAACTTTATCCGATTGGTTTTGTAGGGATCCAGGCGTCCTATCCTCTGTTCAATGGAACTGTGACACAGCGCAAAATCGATCAAAAAAGAATCGAGCTGGAAAATGCGGATCTACAAGTCGCCTACTTGATGGATCAAAATGCGATGCAGATCGCCAATGCAAAAGCGCAAAGACAGGCCACACAACGATCCATCGAGACTTTTGCCTTACAAATCCAATTGAGCCAAACCATTTATGCGCAAACGGTCCTGCAACAAAAGCAAGGGTTGGCAACGCTGACAGAAATCTTGTTGGCTGACAATGCCTTGCGGGAATCACAGCAAGGTTACCTGGCCGCTGTGGTTGAATACCTCAAGGCAGACTTGGAATTGAAAAAATTGACAGGGAACATCTCCACTCAAAAAGCGAATTGA
- a CDS encoding efflux RND transporter periplasmic adaptor subunit: protein MKKRTSILKKILYIVLPLALIIVVVVKLKSNKAKTEEKVYQFDKSQALNVSADTVRLGAIDDELSFTGTFEANKETKLSADVQGKINNILVDVGSLVHKGQSLVQLDNALLQYQLQTVELQIKGLEVDVARFAILAEADAIQGVQLEKAQLGLSTAKVQRASLIEQISKTTVKAPFAGVVTAKLNEVGGFAAPGQPLLQITEIATLRFTVNVPEGDLGQFTVGNPYSIVADAYPTLELRAKATMIGSKANVGSSFPVQFTLQNTPDLKIKAGMFGKVAATTPNTEEVIAIPTSAMLGTEGNRKVYIVKNGKVFLQPITVGRRNENKAIIDGGLKIGDVFVTNGLINLFDSANVIVK from the coding sequence ATGAAAAAGCGCACCTCCATCCTCAAGAAAATCCTCTACATCGTGTTGCCCTTGGCACTCATCATCGTCGTGGTGGTCAAGTTGAAGAGCAACAAAGCCAAAACGGAAGAAAAGGTCTACCAATTTGACAAAAGCCAAGCCCTCAATGTCTCGGCAGATACTGTACGCTTGGGCGCAATCGACGATGAACTGTCCTTCACAGGCACTTTCGAAGCCAACAAGGAGACCAAACTCAGTGCTGATGTCCAAGGGAAAATCAACAACATACTTGTAGACGTAGGCAGTCTAGTGCACAAGGGTCAATCATTGGTGCAATTGGACAATGCTTTGCTGCAGTACCAATTGCAAACAGTAGAACTTCAAATCAAAGGTCTGGAAGTGGATGTTGCGCGATTTGCAATCCTGGCAGAGGCCGATGCAATTCAAGGTGTGCAGCTTGAAAAGGCGCAACTTGGACTTTCAACCGCAAAGGTGCAACGGGCAAGTTTAATCGAGCAAATCAGCAAAACAACGGTGAAAGCTCCGTTTGCCGGCGTGGTCACCGCCAAGCTGAATGAAGTGGGCGGTTTTGCCGCGCCCGGGCAGCCACTCTTGCAAATCACGGAAATTGCTACGCTGAGATTTACAGTCAACGTTCCCGAAGGGGATTTGGGACAATTCACCGTTGGCAACCCATATTCCATCGTTGCCGATGCTTACCCGACCTTGGAGTTGCGCGCCAAAGCCACCATGATCGGAAGCAAGGCCAATGTTGGAAGCAGTTTCCCCGTACAATTCACCCTTCAGAATACACCTGACCTGAAAATCAAAGCGGGGATGTTTGGAAAAGTAGCAGCAACCACGCCAAATACGGAGGAAGTGATTGCAATTCCGACTTCGGCCATGTTGGGTACCGAAGGCAACCGCAAGGTTTACATCGTCAAAAACGGGAAGGTTTTCCTGCAGCCTATCACAGTCGGGAGAAGGAATGAAAACAAGGCAATCATCGACGGTGGTCTCAAGATAGGCGATGTTTTCGTCACCAATGGATTGATCAATCTTTTTGACAGCGCCAATGTGATCGTCAAATAA